TTGAGAATGACATtggcttcagcagggcagccaAATATGTACTAATAATTGCTTTTCTTCTTGGGCCAATACCCAAGGTTCCAAAAGAGTCTCCAAGATCTAAAAGGTTATTACTTATTAGTTTTAATTCTTTTACATAAACactatacaatattttttttttgtataatcaTCTAATATCCCGAATTTATTAGACAGTTGGACAGAGGACTGTAGAGAATAGcagaagaaaaatataattggAGAAACCCTTTGCTGGCTCTATGATCGTTAACTAAGATCGAAAGATTCAATTAAAGAAGAGGAACCTAGAAAGGAGAGGAATATTTTGGTTAAGAGAACTTGATTATGAAAAAAGACTACTTGAATTGGATTGATTTTGGATTATTTACAAATGATTATGGCCACCCTATTTATACTTGTATAGGGATGCTTATAGAAATTATTCTAGATACATCTATAAGAACACTCTAGATACTATTATCTTCTAACTATCTAACAATAACCTAgactattttatgattttatataaataCTCAGAATATCTACAAGAATATTCTAGTAACTTTATCTTCTACTCTAAAATATCTAGATATTTCTATCCTAAATACTACACTAGACTATTCTAAAAATTAATCTATGATATTctaaaaaatcatctttaactttttcACAGAAACATTCTCTACCAAAAGTTTCTCCATTCTCAAGTCTCCTGGCCTAAGACTTCtaatcaagaatgaaaaatgaatCTCATCTATCTCACCATATCCAATTGTGctcacataaaaaaaaaatcactctttCCCTTCcctagattttttattttttttacaaagtTATACGTATCAAGAAAATGTTATGTGCAagcattcttcttcttttatttatgcCCCGCCCCGCTTCATTTACATTTCTACTTTTCGCCTCCCAATAATCAAAGAAAGGATTTTGTTGCtatgaataaaattaaatttataattttagcGGTTAAATTCGATTAGAGTGTCATATAAGTTGGctaactttaaatttaatgtttatgAAGAAGTATAGTATTAAAGACTTGAATTCCATCTGGAGAAATAATTGAATATTAATCTTTTATGAAAAGAGAAAAGTTTAATGGCAGCTTTCGTAGCCCATAACGAATAATCAATTATATGTATTCTCACCAAAAGGTTTCTCTCTAACCTACCTTCTTGTGGGGTCTGTATTTGATTTTAAGCATATGTAGTGTCAAGGAAATTTGAAATGACTTTAGCAGTATTTATTGGAAAAGAATATTTGCCACTTGAAATCTTCAAAAGCATAATTCTTTTACTTCCCTCAAACATGATAAAAAACATGACTTTATGTTCAAGAATCGATACCAATTTTTCTTATAGTCTCAAAGTTCTTGCAtcaaaaaaaacatttaaaaaatatgtataggGAACAAAgttctttttcatttatttcttttgagttgGATATATGAATATCAAAGTCTAAAGGACATGAATACACAAAGGAAAACAAGGCAATCAACATCTAGTTTGTTAGATGATGCTTGTTAAAAGTACTTATATTACATCATTATTGTTGGAGGTTTTGGTTGAAAGAATCTTTCTGATAGTGATTTCAAGATCAAATTTGAAACCTAACCAATTATGGGAAAATGGAACAAGTGTCAACCACCAACCAGCTACAAGGCATTACTCCCTCTGTCCAATTTATTGGGCACAATTTGAATTTTCGAGCACATAGAAGCTTTAAGCATGTACTCCCTCcgttcctatatatatatatatatatatatatatatatatatatatatatatatatatatatatatatatatatatatatatagcccttattaaaaatagatgtttCGTAATACTTGtcatttcacaaaatcaatacttaaataacatcatttttcctattttacccTTAAGAGTTATTAACTTTGAAAGTACGAATTTGACCAACATAAGAAAACTAAATGATTAATTCATGTTcgttttattaattaaaataaattaatttatgttcaTTTATTGAAAACTAATTTCAAGAGAACACTAAATAAGGGTACAATGGTAAACATAActagtttttttaaaagacGTGAAATTTAAAATGATGACATATAAATAGAAACAGAGGGAgttaaaagtactataaataacaataattaaTACTATAAATTATTGAAAAGACATACAAGGAAATTCTGGTCGAAAAACTTGGTTGAgtttctaaattctaatttggaAAAAGGATAAAACTGATCTAACAGTCAACTTTAATACTTAAAGAAACAATAAAGGGAGGGAGTCATATATGCCCAATCTTTAAAGATCTGAGGATAGTAATCTACAATAGATTGATATATTTAAAGATAATAATTGTGAAGTCCTCCACATAAAATATATACttattatatatagagagagcTAGTGTACACATAAGGACAGAAAACTTAAGACATCGCTCAATTTGAAATTTCATTTTCTTGGTTCAATTTGCTTTCTCTTTTGCTAATCAATGTGTTTGTTTGTGGGGTTTTCTCCTTAAATCTTGATGGAAGTGATCAGTACATTTCAGCTGTTGGAGATTCAGGGATGAGACGCGACGGGCTAAGAGTAGCCATAGAGGCATGGAACCAATGCAATGAGGTTGGAGAGGAAGTGCCCAATATGGGGAGCCCAATAGCTGCTGATTTCTTTGATGTTCAAAACATAGCCTCTTCTCAGCAACAGAGTGAGTTGAACTTCCTTTGTTCCTTTTCTGttttaatttcttgattttgttatgtttgaAATGTGTAATGTTTTCATATGGGAGAATTTGTTCTGTCTGTGGTGCAGATCCAAACATGCTGCAACATAGAGTGACTGAGGAAGACAACAAATTAGGCATAGGGAAATCTTTTCCAGGACTGAAGAAACCGGCGTTGTTCAATGTAGACCTTTATGCAGCAGAGAGAATTATATTTGGgatcaaaatgtcaagttgaTGACGAGCCAAATCCATGGCAATTCTGGATGATCATGCTTAAGAGTGGTAACATGGATACCTATGCTGCTAAATGCCCGAAAAACAGTCACAAAGTAGGTCCATTTGGACCTGGTAGCCAATTTCCATGATTTGGCAAAGAATGCATGAATCAGTTATTGATTTACCACAATTACACAACTTTACAAGGGACAACGCTTAAAGGGAGTTTTTATGGAACATGGGATTTGAAAGCTGGTTTGAGCCAAGAAAGTGCAAACATGGACACCTCTTTCTATTCTGTAACATGGCAGAAAGAACTAGGTAAAGGAAGCTGGATTTTTCACAATGTTTTTTAAGGACCTCAACAAAGTATCCTTGGTTGATGCTTTACTTAAGATCAGATGCCACTTCTGGTTTTTCTGGTGGATATCATTATCAAACTAGGGGCATGTCAAAAATTGTGAGTAAACatataaacttttttttttattcgcAATTTTGTACATTTTCTTGATTCAAAAAGATTTAAATCTTTATGCAGATACCAGAATCACCAAATTTTAAGGTAAGATTCACATTGAATGTGATCAAAGGTGGAGGTCATAAAAGCTAATTTTATCTGATGGACATGGGGAGTTGTTGGAAGAACAATGGAAAGGAATGTGATGGAGATGTGACTTCAGATGTCACAAGATACAGTGATATAATCCTGAATCCAGAAACACCATCCTGGTGCAAACCAGATGACCCAAAATTGTGTCCTCCATACCACACATTTCCAAATGGAACAAGAGTTCATCGAAATGACACGTCTCATTTTCCCTATGAGGCTTACCATCTGCATTGTACACCAGGGAATGCACAGCATATTGAGCAGCCTAGTGGACCATGTGATCCTTACAGTAATCCTCAACCTCAGGAGATTTTGCAGATTTTGCCTCATCCTGTTTGGGGTGAATATGGTTATCCTACTAAGAAAGGACAAGGTTGGATTGGTGATCCAAGAACTTGGGAGCTTGATGTTGGGAGGCTGTCACAATCTCTTTATTTTTACCAGGTTTGGAtcaatttaagttatatatacagACCGTAGACAGTAAAAAGATTTTTTACACTATCAGTATAGTTTAACGTAACGTGTGAAATTTATGACTCAAACATATTTAATATTGCAGGATCCAGGCACTGCGGCAGCAAGGAGGCAGCGGAGTTCAATTGATTTGGGAACTGAAATTTTTAGAGACGCTAATCAAGTGGCAGAATGTCAGTGATTTTGACATTCTTGTACCCAAGTAGAATTAGAAGTATTAAATGTAAAAACAAGATAAAAGAACACCAAAAAGGGTGTGTTCGAAATTGAAAAAGATTATCATGaattcttttctttcaattcttgaatattttgttatttgttataaaataaactaatttagcaaattaataagGAGAAGAGATAGTAAGAGAAATAGAGAATTCAGTGCATCTCTTTTCATTTTGCACTGCCTTATTTTTAGACAGAAGATAATAATTGGGGAGGAGACAACGcgtgaaaggaaagaaaaagaagctaagaaaaaaatggaaaaaaaagtaaaaaaagaatTCACTCTCTTTTACatcattatttgattattttattttgacttaaaatggAAATGGTTGAACCAACCATTTTACAACCAACTAATCAACTAAAAGTCAATCTTTAACAGAAATAAAGTTGACTATATGAATATTATGTTCCCTTGTGATGCAAAATATAAAccaattttttgtttttatttttatttttatttaagacTATCAAATCAAGTGGCCTTTATAAATCAGATGCAATATCGTATTTCCAAAAAAGAATGATAGATTAACATTTAGAGAGTGTAGTAATTTATTAATAACTAACAAtgtttcaacttttttttttaaaaaaaaaatcaacttcaaaaagatgtttttttttgtttaaattttttcttttattgcaTAGAggagacaaaaaaaaaagggaagggAAGGGAAGGGGGTCTGTGAGaataaaactcacacttattgtGAGGAATACATTTCCCCTCCTTACAAGtgtttctatcaaattaaacgATTTATGATACGTGTTTGCACATaagtttttttattaattataattttttaaatatatattctcACTTAATTAATCATAGTAATTAATATAATTGATGTAAACACTGAATGTAATATAGTTTATATTATCATTAAGTAAccatttttcaaattaattggaGTGATAGTCAAATTTAAATTCCAAAAATATAAGTAATCAGGaaaatttagtaaaataaatcaaaattaatgTTTTTTAAAGAGTACAAAAATACAAATTGGACAAGTAAAAAGTAACACACAAACTACAATTTAGAGGAAGAAGGAAAAAGGTGAGTTGTACTGTAGCAGCTGGCTTTTTATGTGTGACCAATTAAAGGTAAAGGtacaaaaaacaacaactatAGTCTTGATTGTAATGCATTTTTGTACTTGAAATCATTTGATTTCATAATATATGTTAGTATGTTTCACAAACTATATAACTTACTTGCATGCATGATCAATTATTTCACTCACTTCCAAATTTTCTCAAAAGGTTTCAAAGAAATTAATATCATCAATCAAGAATGGAGATCAACAATCAAGAAAATGGTGGAAAGGGAGGagaaggaagaagaggaggaggagctGTTGGTCGAGGTCGACCGAGGCTCACCGGATTACGGGGAAACTCTCCACCACCCTTTCTAGTGAAGACATATGAAATGGTGGATGATCCTGAAACTGATCCTTTGATACATTGGACTTCCAGCAAAACTACTTTTCTTATCACTGATCCTAACAAGTTTTGTTCAGAAGTTCTTCCAAAGTACTTCAAACATAGCAATTTATCTAGCTTTATTTACCAGCTCAACAACTATGTAAGTAATATTCTATGTGTTGTGTGCTTGTTTCTGTTGGATTAAGTTCTAGAAATTTCGTTTCCATCACTACTAGTACAACAGCTTTGACGGTGTTACTGCAATCATCTTCTATTCAATATGTTTTTCTATGTTATTCTATCATTTGTATTCATTTATTGAAATTTGACTTCTCTTTTGGTATTGTTTTCTGTTTTGTGTTCCTATTTCTGTTGGTTAATGACTCGAATTTTTTGTTTCATCTTCTTCACTAGTTCAAAAATCTGTGTTACTGCAATTTCCACTTCTGTTTCTGATATGTTTTCtatgttattttctcattttctagCTCAAGATCTATGTGGCTTCAATCTATAAATACTAGACCGTGACACCCTTCTTTCGTCTTAATAAAACGTTCTGATTAGTATGCATCTGGTGTTACTGTAAATATAGTTTCGATTTGTTGGAAGCtgtttcttttttgattttgaagttATAACTTGGAACTTTGATTTGATAAGAACGAATGAATTTTCAGCGTTTTAGGAAGGTCTGTTCTTACAAATGTGAGTATGGAAATCCATGGTTTCGGGCTGGGAAAAAGCACTGGCTGAAAAATATCAAAAGCAGGATTCAACTATCCAAGGAGAACAACCCACAACAAGGTTCACATAGTCCTCATGTTGATCTGGTGAACGATAATCTGGAAGAGGAGCTGGAGAAGTTGAGGAATGATCACATTAGTCTGAAGGTAGAGCTTCAGAAGTTGAAAGATGGACAAGAAAACATGAGATCTTTCTTTCCTAATTTGCTAGGATGCGGAAAGGAAAAAGATATgaggaatattttgaagttaCTTCTCGAGAAATCTGAAGTCAGAGGAGACTCCAGCAGCAATGACACCAGAAAGAGGCCACGATTGGTGGAGTCCCCAGATCGTGTGTCTGGATCCGTCCAGGACGGGATTGTACAGACATCAAACTCCGCTGGTGGCTCCGTGAGTTCCAATGAAAAACAGAAAGAAGAAGCAACTGCTCAAAATGCTAAGAATCGTGAGTTTTGGGAGAAACTCTTTGAAGATGGTTCAGAGTCGAAAAATGAAGGAGCAGAGGAGTCCGGGCAGGAACTGAATCGTTCGAGGGCTATGGCAGAGATCGAGGAGATGGTGGAAAGCAAGATTGCTATGGAAGGAGAGGCTTTGATTGCAAAGGCTGCTGCTAGTTTAAATGACGAGACGGAGGCTTATCTTCAACTATGGACCTAGTATATTCTCTTTGCTTCCATATTTCCatcaaatacaaaaatatgAATTCTACTAAATGTTTAAAGTATGATCTTCTTATCACATCAAAATTGTTACTTTGTCTCCAGGGTGGAGAAGAGAAATGCTGATGAACTACAGTTGACGTAAAGGTCCTGTATCCAAATAGACTGTTCTTATAATCGTTCCAGGAACTATTTAATGTCGTTTCTGTTTACATAATTTCACCCTAGAAACTATACTAGGAAAGTTTGGAAACTTTGTACTACTTAATAACTGTAACTAATTAGAGTATCAAAATATCTATTGTAATACTTTGTGCCTGTCTCTAAGAACTTTAACTGAGTCATGACATCTGAAGTTGCTTACTTTGATGCTAACAGTTCTGTTATAGACAACAATTGAACTTAGGCAGTCATTTTTGTTTGGATTTACTCTGGTAATCACGCCATGGTTCTTAATTAATTGCAGTATCTAAGTAAGTCaaagaaaaataacacaaaTGAACCAACAAATAGCTACATAACAATGATGGCCATAAGTATCAGACAAGAAATAAGATAGAGGAGGGaggatttttgttttttttctttattgatTCTTCATCATGCTTAGAGATGCTTACCTAGGTCCTGAAAGAATTGAAGGAAACAAGTTAGTCGTGGTGTCTGCCACTCTTTTAATTGTTGCAATTGTTTGTGAACTTGGAACACTTTAGTCTAAGTGAGATTCAATGTCCATTGTTCCTTCTATTACTTTAACCACCATGGACATGCATGGAAGGCCTCAGAGTAAAATCACTCTGTAAGCACCAGACAGCAAGCTTCATCATACGGATGACTTCTGATGTGTTGCATTGCGGATCATCGTTGGAGGTTTCCGATCAGTTGATTGTTTTCGGCTTTTGTCAAGAACAAACTACGCAAATGTGGATGTTCCAGTGAGTGTGAATAGTCCACATTCTTGCGTCCACAGAGGATCTCCATTGCAACAACTCCAAAGCTGTAGACATCTGGTTTTTTCTGTAATGAATACGGTACACCATTCAGGAGCCAAGTATCCAGGGTTTCCCTAATTCTGGTCACTATATGGCTCTGATCTTTATCCACCAACTTGGCCAGGAAGGCGTTGCaacattatcaaataattaaatattcatTGTGATATGCATGTTCTCGGGTGACTTTTTTCCtttaattaaatagaagacATTGGGCAAAACAGTCATTCAGCTTTTGATAGTAATCCAACTTTTGACTTGGGCCTTCCCAACTTTTTTTAACCTTCAACAATTATCTGAATCATGGTATTATAATGTATGTATGTACGGAAGTAAAACCTCAACTCTAGATTCAAGAATACAACCCTGACCACaattttatggaaaaaaatTGGCAAGTGTTAGCAGAACtgtgaaaatataaagaacaaggaagaacaataatatttaatatGGTTCGGATCAGAATGATTTTATATCCATCagaaaacaattatttttatattaacaaagaaagaGGAAAGATCTCAAATACAACTAAGAGAATTTCTATATCAATTCTCTACTCTTCTAATATATTTTGCAAATACCTTAGAAAATGAGAAGATAAAAGAGAAATGTTTTTGAGGTatgtttcaaatgaatcaagagctacctatttatagaaataaattCTTGATCTTgatgtcatccatgacatcacattttgtcaagatgtcaaagtttaccaaatttTCACCTACCAAGTTGCTACGTTAAGACTATCTAaaatcttgtcaattttaacagTAAGCATCCATAAAATGAGGATTACATGCTAAACTACGGCCAAAAAGGGCATATATCATACAGCACGAAAGGAATTTACGCATCTTCTATACGCTCTCCTGCTTCTCAAGAAAATGTCTACCAGAATAAAATGTTGGCACTTTGCTTTTCCTTTTTTACCTGATTGAACACATTTGGCAACACATTACAGCtgagtgaaaaaaaaaatcaaggacAACTTATACTCGTCTGATACCTTCTCCACCGTGCGACGTACAATATTAGTCATCGCAAACAAACATCCCATCTCCAAGTGACAAAGAATACAGGCCAAGAAAATCAGCACCTTCGTCAATGGACATGTCTGAGTGTGCTTAGGTACTGGAGGGTGGTGTTCCTTGACTAAAATGATGTTAGACGTTCAATAAGACTGCCCTTCAACGATTGAGGAATTTGTGAGATAGACATTGATTTGGCATCTGCAATCAATAATTCCTTCATTGCATTAACATCTGATGCTTGGAAATCTGATTGTGCCCCCGACTTCTTGGAATGCATAAAAACATAGACTTCTTCTGACCAACCACATATTCTTAGAAATGATGAAGCTTCCTGATGGAgctctttttttaattcttcCACCTTTGCACGAGACTGAGCATCATCCTCAAGCAGAATGCATTGATCTGGTGATTTTCTCTTTGAACCTGAGATAGAAGACGATTCAACATGGTCATTGGACATATCCCTGTATACAGAAGTTATTGCTGCTAGGCTTTCACTATTCTCCCCATTATTTCTATGCAGACTTCCTGTAGTTTTGTTTTTTGATGATCAACAAACCATGGGACCTAACAGAAGGATCAGGTCGCGTCAACTTCAACTGATTCCTGCCGAAATGCAAGCCAGCTTTAATGCTGACAAGGTTGGTGAAAAGGTGTCTGCCGGCTCTGCAAAGTGTGTACTACTGCACCAATAAGAGATACCGAGGTTTCTCTCATTGATGCAATTAAAAGGAAACCTTTTCACAAACAAAATGTGTGTTTTTTGAGATAAAAAAATGAGTCTATCAAGATTTTCTCTCAAGGAGCAACATACAATATTTGCACTTAAGGGACATGATCAAacacgtctagtagagtcttctCTTTTAAGTGTTAATGTATTTGGGCTTGTAATCACTGTAAGATCAGTTTCTGATTTATAAAGAAACATTGATCAGTCAGATGTATTTGTAGTGCTTGTTTCTAGGTTAAGTGTCAACCTTGAATCAAGTTGTCAAAGTCTACATCAACTAAGAGTAGTTTGTGTAGCGGGCAATTGTCATATTGCTTAGGCTCTAAGTCTTGTGATAGTATATTGCAAGCAAAGGGATGAAGAGAGTTAGTATCTAGTTACATAGGTTGTAATAGATATCTTTGTTCTTGCATCTAGTGAAGATTGATTGGAAAATCCGGTGGAACAGATCGTGGTTGTTTTTCTTTTGAGCAAGGAGTTTTTCCACGTAAAACTCTTGTTTTGTTTATTACTTGCATTCGCTGATCATTTgttgatttttctattttggGACCTGGTCTGCATACATTCCAACACTTCCCCTCAAAGTATCTGTTGCACACTTGGGTTTTTCCATTTCCAGTTGCTAAAGATGATGATCTAGTCACCTCTTTGTGGTATGGATCCTTTCCTGCAGCCTTTCCATTACTTCCACCAGAATCTTTATGGGGACCATCTGCTACAGGGCTGGTTGCTACAATTGGAAGTTTTCCATTTCCATTTCCATTTGCTGAGGCATGTGATCTTGTCGCTTGGCCATTACCACAATTTTTGCTAACACCATTCCTGTCTGGTAATGATGTAATCTCTTTCTCTGTAAGAGTTGATGCTCTCACTCCACCAGTTCTATTGCCAGATTCTCTTGGATGAAAAACCATTTTGATATTACTAGACGTAGATACCTTCTTGATGGAAGATCTTTCAATATGCCCAAATCTCTATTCTatgggtgtgtttggtacgaaaatgttttttcaattttctgttgacttaaatgttttgaaaaatattttttttaaatgtcttctattaaaaaaaagtaaggaaaatattttcctaaatcATTTTGAACCTCACACCTCAACTTCCCATCTTAAATTAAATCTCGAATATCAATTTTCAATACTAATCTTGGATCTCGGGTGGGGTCGAGATTGGGTCTCGATTTGGGTGTCAAGGGTCGGGATTGAGTCTCGGGTTAGATTAAAGTTTCGGATCGAGTatcggaaaatatttttcaatcaccaaccaaatatgagaaaataagttagaaatcaatttattttccaAAAACGTGGAGAACATTTTCCTtcctaccaaacacaccctataaGTATGATGAtacatgatatgatttattaattattgtggAGAGGTAACACTGACCTCATCAACCAATCACCATACGCTACAAATTTTTAATTGTTCTGCAGGAATCAATGACAGGAAAATGCCAGCCATTATTTAGCCAGTTGGATTAATTTATTTCTGTAACTCAATAATTGTTTAgctaattatattttaagactTCGAGTGGATAAATGTCAGCTAGACCAGATTATAGAATTCTGAAAAAGAGGAGACTAATGAGGCGAAAAAGACTTTAAAATGACTGGCAAATGTATGATTTGTAGATCAACTATCCATCTTCTTCATTGAGTTAACAATAGTCTCTATTAGCACTTGAGAAAAAGAGTGAGGGAGATGTCCTCCGATAAGGTTTCAAAGGAGCGAATCGAGTTCCTTGAGAGGGAGCTGAAATTCCTAGATACTTTTCTGATCTGGCAGAGCCAAAAAATTGAATGTGATGACATGCCAGAATATGCCACACAAAAAGCCCAAACTCTGCTTAGAAACTCCCGAGTTACCCTCTTCTCCCTTGGCTTGAACTCTCCAGATACTTTACAAGTTGTCCAGCAGATGGAAGATGATATTCGGATGACTAAGCTGGAAATCAAAGCTAATTACTCCTTCTGCAAGACATCATTACAACTTTCAGCCAGAAGGGATGGCATTGCTGATCCAAAATTTGTAGAAGATTTCATGGAGCTTGTTGCAGTGCATCTTCATGATCTAGTGAAGATTCATGATGCCCCTTTACTTCAAGAGGTAATAAAGGAGTTGAAGATGCTGAGAAGTTTTATCCGATTCGTGTCAGAACGATGCAATGAGCCTCAGAATCAACATACTTTCTTCACTCACGCTTTAGTGGTGGCTGGCCACATAGCAATGCTTCTCTGGCTGTATTTTACAGGCAATGGCTTCGAAAATCAAAATTTGGCTCTAGGTGAAATCAATGTGTTGCTTTTCTTGCAAATGAAGTTTAAGCCCATTCAGCCAAGCATCCGTGAGATCTATGTTGCAGTCCTGCAAGCTTTGAAGTCGACAATACAATCAGGATGGCACCCCAACATCCAAAATGAGCATGTAGCTGGCTATGAAGCCGACTTTATGGAGACTATCCTACACAATTTGGTGGGGCTATCAACAAATAGTAGTCCCAGTCGAATCGTCGCTTTGAAGGACCAAATGGAAATCCTCCAGGAGATGCTCAAGCTCTTGAGAGCCAATATCATTCATATTACTATACAAGATCTTAAATTTCATCTTTCAGATATCAACAATTTTATTGTTGATACTGGACTTCTTGTTTACTCGTTATATGATAGCGAGAAGGAGGACATGGATTTGGGAGAAGTGAACCAAGCGCCTCTTGATTTGCCTGGCAATATTCAGCGGATCAAGGAAATCATCTACTTCATAATTCGCAAGCCAATTCAATCTAACTTGCCGATGATTCATGGACTAGGCTATGTTGATATCCTTTTAAACAAACTGGAGGAGTTCCAAGCCCGTTATGCAGATTTACTTGATCCTATCCACAAGCAActtcaaataattcaaaatcaACTTCTGAGCTTGCAGCCTTTTCTAAAGGCAGTTGCAGAAAAGCGACACAGTATGTTTGAAAGACAACATTATGCTACACTATTGATTGGCAAAGTTTATGAGATTGAATACATAGTTGATGCAGCTTGTATAAGCAAAGAAGTTCCTTACTGGTGTCTCGAGCGTTGGCTTATAGATATCGTGAGGGAGATTACTCTCATCATAGCAGAGCTACCAAAGATTCAGGAAAAGAAAATGATTCAGGACACAATGAATACTAACATTGGTAATACGTCATCGCAATTGGACCGGACCCCAAATATGAATGAAGAAATTGTGGGTTTTGAGGATGAGATTGCCAAACTAAGAGCTCGGCTAACAGAAGGAACAAAAGAACGAGATGTCATCTCAATAGTCGGAATGCCTGGACAAGGTAAGACAACTTTGGCCTACAGACTCTATTCTGACAAGTCAGTTGTTGCACATTTTGATATTCGTGCACAGTGTTCTGTGTCTCAATTATATTCACGTATGGACTTGGTTTTGTCCATTCTACATGATGCTATTGATGAGAATTCTCGACGTAGAGACAAGTCCATCCTACACGATGCTGCCAGTGAGGATTCTCAAcatagaaaaaaagaagaagatttaGCTGATGAGCTCCGAAAAACTTTATTGCCCAAAAGATATCTTATCCTTCTTGATGACGTGTGGGAAAATAGTGTGTGGGATGATTTAAGAGGTTGTTTCCAGGATGCCAATAATGGAAGTAGAATCATTATAACCACAAGAGATCATG
The sequence above is a segment of the Solanum dulcamara chromosome 11, daSolDulc1.2, whole genome shotgun sequence genome. Coding sequences within it:
- the LOC129874306 gene encoding heat stress transcription factor A-7a-like isoform X1, with product MEINNQENGGKGGEGRRGGGAVGRGRPRLTGLRGNSPPPFLVKTYEMVDDPETDPLIHWTSSKTTFLITDPNKFCSEVLPKYFKHSNLSSFIYQLNNYRFRKVCSYKCEYGNPWFRAGKKHWLKNIKSRIQLSKENNPQQGSHSPHVDLVNDNLEEELEKLRNDHISLKVELQKLKDGQENMRSFFPNLLGCGKEKDMRNILKLLLEKSEVRGDSSSNDTRKRPRLVESPDRVSGSVQDGIVQTSNSAGGSVSSNEKQKEEATAQNAKNREFWEKLFEDGSESKNEGAEESGQELNRSRAMAEIEEMVESKIAMEGEALIAKAAASLNDETEAYLQLWT
- the LOC129874306 gene encoding heat stress transcription factor A-7a-like isoform X2, with the translated sequence MEINNQENGGKGGEGRRGGGAVGRGRPRLTGLRGNSPPPFLVKTYEMVDDPETDPLIHWTSSKTTFLITDPNKFCSEVLPKYFKHSNLSSFIYQLNNYRFRKVCSYKCEYGNPWFRAGKKHWLKNIKSRIQLSKENNPQQGSHSPHVDLVNDNLEEELEKLRNDHISLKVELQKLKDGQENMRSFFPNLLGCGKEKDMRNILKLLLEKSEVRGDSSSNDTRKRPRLVESPDRVSGSVQDGIVQTSNSAGGSVSSNEKQKEEATAQNAKNREFWEKLFEDGSESKNEGAEESGQELNRSRAMAEIEEMVESKIAMEGEALIAKAAASLNDETEAYLQLWT
- the LOC129873940 gene encoding putative late blight resistance protein homolog R1B-23; translation: MSSDKVSKERIEFLERELKFLDTFLIWQSQKIECDDMPEYATQKAQTLLRNSRVTLFSLGLNSPDTLQVVQQMEDDIRMTKLEIKANYSFCKTSLQLSARRDGIADPKFVEDFMELVAVHLHDLVKIHDAPLLQEVIKELKMLRSFIRFVSERCNEPQNQHTFFTHALVVAGHIAMLLWLYFTGNGFENQNLALGEINVLLFLQMKFKPIQPSIREIYVAVLQALKSTIQSGWHPNIQNEHVAGYEADFMETILHNLVGLSTNSSPSRIVALKDQMEILQEMLKLLRANIIHITIQDLKFHLSDINNFIVDTGLLVYSLYDSEKEDMDLGEVNQAPLDLPGNIQRIKEIIYFIIRKPIQSNLPMIHGLGYVDILLNKLEEFQARYADLLDPIHKQLQIIQNQLLSLQPFLKAVAEKRHSMFERQHYATLLIGKVYEIEYIVDAACISKEVPYWCLERWLIDIVREITLIIAELPKIQEKKMIQDTMNTNIGNTSSQLDRTPNMNEEIVGFEDEIAKLRARLTEGTKERDVISIVGMPGQGKTTLAYRLYSDKSVVAHFDIRAQCSVSQLYSRMDLVLSILHDAIDENSRRRDKSILHDAASEDSQHRKKEEDLADELRKTLLPKRYLILLDDVWENSVWDDLRGCFQDANNGSRIIITTRDHEVANYTRCQSDPLHLRMFNEGESWELLKKKVFGEEHCSPHLKNVGRRIAKKCGKLPLSIALVAGILAEMEKKEECWERVASNLGSHIHTDSKAIIEQSYQNLPCHLRCCFLYFGAFLEDSIISVPKLTKLWTSEGFIIGYEGKSPEDIAECYLENLIGRNLVMDAKRSFGGKIKACRIHDLLHDFCKERAKEENLLMLIEWGQNAGPSSHVYSHKQLAQHRMSVNARVDTLEKWSSSCSLVGTVIFHRHSSIDQASHIFHSFKFLKVLDLEFANIDSLPTNLVHLRYFAAGINQKSIPSSISNLWSLETLILKSRQRTLFLPNTLWKLVKLRHLHVSASSGTYFTINNAEELPQTSLKLHDLETLSSPYFSSVEDVELMLKKTPHLQKLKCMFMGTRSYQYPVLEFPSRLETLKIIRPHLEWNLYYPELHLSLCISSPNIKNLTVSNFYLVHHNLSNIGLLQNLQVLKLVAVYFQERQWEVSNDEFLQLKVLKLVDCVWFHEWTVADDAFSSLEHLVLRGCKYLKAIPSCFSDISSLMSVEVKKCNKSVVNSAREIFHTQVEDYQNSSFKVFIL